From Myxococcales bacterium, the proteins below share one genomic window:
- a CDS encoding AAA family ATPase: MNINDLASGEVSTFEVMPSAAADFDLVIEARAEAALQFSDVTGDSLLRIGASAWSVVGADKRAIEALQRLRDRNLPRVAWVASVRPKGKKSEAVLVQVHEFPARYDWPDPVDIGVDDKLVEQVRQKLARSVTAAEATQWLNDRFLLQADDGTARVFLSGSPTPETDQSGAFRLHGRGYAVDVAKGRDDKLLATRVVEAKRGTSPDERRPVVLVLGRIRFCDATIAGAFRGAARTQLDQLVEQAGSYLNVWKEYNKLERESVLRRARTLGWLRYSKRLLQGDGRWRFFVEDTKQLETALQVLRNAEDVDLEAAQNPPPELQQATDDAATTTDAGAARSQRSRIFVGSFSGAEPQRRTIDLQPPIDSDDREPPESGVLFLSVSGDRKRLERREHAQSLIASAECPMPQLGLLLEGSAVPERRRKTEDALSVAARAVFGGDPTARQVEALRVALNTPDIALIQGPPGTGKTKTIAALEARLAELSEDELAGQTLLTSYQHDAVENAASRTLVFGLPAIKVGRKRGTTDQSDGFDRWRRERADAVRADLSTLPERPVTEVLRKVRTLAAAYVASPLTADESLRVVREVQDLCSSYVPPTLNDRLDVLRQELSRSPQIDDAEDDDRALALKAVRALRTDPIAFGDDGPRNAGRARLRLQRMGLYDEGKHRVLSEAAEWTSDDAPSFLSELKTLQDGLIDLLSAEKPVGAPMVHSDLESLLPEIVDALYAKARESAGGEDAVLYEYLNDLENDIDAVRDAVRSYTVVLAATCQQSVGFQMSQAKGEDTVFANVIVDEAARANPLDLFIPMSRAERRIILVGDHRQLPHILEPDIESQLEQSVADATTAALRRSLFERLFQAMKEREAKDGIKRTVTLDKQYRMHPVLGSFVSDTFYAPYGEGFESPRRPEEFIHDLPGYAGRVAAWVDMPLSRGREHGGQSKRRAVEAEWIAKEVERLATARRDLSFGVISFYSAQVDEVLLAMEKRGMSERLDDGSYRVKDAWRETRGEDGRLIERLRVGTVDAFQGKEFDVVFLSMTRANDLPVSDERSLRRKFGHLMLENRLCVAMSRQQRLLVVIGDSAMLRGEASEKALRGLVAFRELCGGKHGLAVQA, from the coding sequence ATGAACATCAACGACCTGGCCTCGGGAGAGGTCTCGACCTTCGAGGTCATGCCGAGCGCGGCAGCCGACTTCGACCTCGTCATCGAAGCTCGCGCGGAGGCGGCACTGCAGTTCTCCGATGTCACCGGCGACTCGCTGCTGCGAATCGGCGCGAGTGCGTGGAGCGTCGTCGGCGCTGACAAGCGGGCAATCGAGGCGCTCCAGCGACTTCGGGACCGCAACCTCCCGCGCGTCGCCTGGGTCGCCTCCGTCCGCCCGAAGGGGAAGAAGAGCGAAGCGGTGCTCGTGCAGGTGCATGAGTTCCCCGCGCGCTACGACTGGCCCGACCCGGTCGACATCGGCGTCGACGACAAGCTCGTCGAGCAGGTGAGGCAGAAGCTCGCCCGCAGCGTCACGGCTGCCGAGGCCACCCAGTGGCTGAACGATCGGTTCCTCCTCCAGGCCGACGATGGCACTGCGAGGGTGTTCCTCTCGGGAAGCCCGACGCCGGAGACCGACCAGAGTGGCGCCTTCCGGCTTCACGGCCGGGGGTACGCAGTCGACGTGGCGAAGGGGCGCGACGACAAGCTGCTCGCCACTCGAGTCGTGGAGGCGAAGCGCGGCACCTCTCCCGACGAGCGCCGCCCCGTGGTGCTCGTGCTCGGGCGCATTCGGTTCTGCGATGCGACCATCGCGGGCGCGTTTCGTGGCGCCGCGCGGACTCAGCTCGATCAGCTCGTCGAGCAGGCCGGCAGCTATCTCAACGTTTGGAAGGAGTACAACAAGCTCGAACGCGAAAGCGTGCTGCGTCGCGCGCGAACCCTCGGCTGGCTTCGGTACAGCAAGCGGCTGCTGCAGGGAGACGGGCGGTGGCGCTTCTTCGTAGAGGACACGAAGCAGCTCGAGACCGCCCTCCAGGTGCTGCGCAACGCGGAGGACGTCGATCTCGAGGCCGCGCAGAACCCGCCGCCCGAGCTGCAGCAGGCGACTGACGACGCCGCGACGACGACCGACGCCGGCGCTGCGCGCTCCCAGCGGTCGCGGATCTTCGTCGGCTCCTTCTCGGGCGCCGAGCCCCAGCGGCGCACGATCGACCTGCAGCCCCCGATTGACAGCGATGACCGTGAGCCGCCCGAGAGCGGCGTGTTGTTCCTGAGCGTGAGTGGCGATCGCAAGCGCCTCGAACGGCGCGAGCACGCGCAGTCGCTCATCGCGTCTGCCGAGTGCCCGATGCCCCAGCTTGGCCTCTTGCTTGAGGGAAGCGCCGTCCCCGAGCGCCGCAGAAAGACGGAGGACGCACTCTCTGTCGCCGCACGCGCGGTGTTCGGTGGTGACCCCACGGCGCGGCAGGTGGAGGCGCTGCGCGTAGCGCTCAACACGCCCGACATCGCCTTGATCCAGGGCCCGCCAGGCACCGGCAAGACGAAGACGATCGCGGCCCTTGAGGCTCGCCTCGCCGAGCTCTCGGAAGACGAGCTCGCTGGTCAGACCTTGCTCACGAGCTACCAACACGACGCCGTCGAAAACGCGGCGTCACGGACCCTCGTGTTCGGCCTCCCGGCGATCAAGGTCGGGCGCAAGCGAGGGACCACCGATCAGAGCGACGGCTTCGATCGCTGGCGTCGGGAGAGAGCTGACGCTGTGCGCGCAGACCTGTCGACCCTCCCCGAACGCCCCGTGACAGAGGTCCTCCGCAAGGTCAGAACGCTCGCCGCCGCCTATGTCGCGTCGCCGCTCACGGCCGACGAGTCGCTGCGCGTCGTTCGCGAGGTGCAGGACCTCTGCAGCAGCTACGTCCCGCCCACCCTGAACGACCGGCTCGACGTGCTTCGTCAGGAGCTCTCGCGCTCCCCGCAGATCGACGATGCCGAGGACGACGACCGCGCTCTTGCCCTCAAGGCAGTTCGCGCGCTGCGCACCGACCCCATCGCGTTCGGCGATGATGGTCCTCGGAACGCTGGCCGCGCACGCCTGCGGCTTCAGCGCATGGGTCTCTACGACGAGGGCAAGCACCGAGTCCTGAGCGAAGCGGCCGAGTGGACCAGCGACGACGCGCCGTCGTTCCTCTCCGAGCTGAAGACGCTGCAGGATGGTCTGATCGATCTTCTCTCGGCCGAGAAGCCGGTCGGCGCTCCGATGGTTCACAGCGACCTCGAGAGCCTTCTCCCGGAGATCGTCGACGCGCTCTACGCCAAGGCTCGCGAGTCAGCGGGCGGCGAGGACGCGGTCCTCTACGAGTACCTCAACGACCTGGAGAACGACATCGATGCGGTCCGCGACGCGGTGCGGAGCTACACCGTCGTGCTCGCCGCCACCTGTCAGCAGTCGGTCGGCTTCCAGATGAGCCAGGCGAAGGGCGAAGACACCGTCTTCGCGAACGTGATCGTCGACGAGGCCGCGCGCGCCAACCCGCTCGACCTGTTCATCCCGATGTCACGCGCGGAGCGGCGCATCATCCTGGTCGGCGATCACCGCCAGCTTCCACACATCCTCGAGCCCGACATCGAGAGCCAGCTCGAGCAATCGGTCGCCGACGCGACGACGGCCGCGCTGCGTCGCAGCCTCTTCGAGCGCCTGTTCCAGGCGATGAAGGAGCGAGAGGCGAAGGACGGCATCAAGCGCACGGTCACGCTCGACAAGCAGTACCGGATGCACCCCGTGCTCGGGTCGTTCGTCAGCGACACCTTCTACGCGCCCTATGGCGAGGGCTTCGAGTCTCCCCGCCGCCCGGAGGAGTTCATTCACGACCTGCCGGGATACGCCGGGCGCGTTGCCGCGTGGGTGGACATGCCTCTCTCGCGCGGCCGCGAGCACGGTGGTCAAAGCAAACGGCGCGCTGTCGAAGCCGAGTGGATCGCGAAGGAGGTCGAGCGCCTCGCGACCGCGCGGCGAGATCTCAGCTTCGGCGTCATCTCGTTCTACTCAGCACAGGTCGACGAGGTGCTGCTCGCGATGGAGAAGCGTGGGATGTCCGAGCGGCTCGACGACGGCTCCTACCGCGTCAAGGACGCTTGGCGCGAGACGCGCGGCGAGGACGGGCGGCTCATCGAGCGACTGCGCGTCGGTACTGTCGACGCCTTCCAGGGCAAGGAGTTCGACGTCGTGTTCCTGTCGATGACGAGAGCGAACGACCTGCCCGTGTCGGATGAGCGCTCCCTCCGACGGAAGTTCGGCCACCTGATGCTCGAGAACCGTCTGTGCGTCGCGATGAGCCGGCAGCAACGGCTTCTCGTCGTGATCGGAGACTCGGCGATGCT
- a CDS encoding serine/threonine protein kinase, which yields MTSAPRQVTDINGVRYSLLRQLGRGGQGAVYEVDGGRLAAKIVFDSSAARRERLRNQLTQVKRLSLADLEIARPIEMLREPVLGYVMELLTGMQPLKALGAVPKEESSPATWYLAGGGLRRRLQLLARSADALAALHGKGLVYSDPSPHNIFVSESPAATEVRFIDADNIHYASVAGVPAVYTPGYGAPELVRCTSGVNSLTDAHAFSVLAFQTLSLAHPLIGDAVNDGPPEREEEALGGRLPWIDHPTDETNRASYGIPRPNVLSRKLLDLAERAFGAGLRDAAKRPGVSEWAECLHGAADATLSCASCKGTYYFTEKLCPWCDEPRPAFATAAFNLWDPSVGAGGELLQKPVGDRRRAVVAAVLGLTDGETVSVTQRLAHGRDGAAGARPVIELQLSGTRLSLRSVDGGRYRLSSPSGGRGAEVTDRVKEIRLEPGVASWRLHLGSPDSLHRVVNFELRPGAAR from the coding sequence ATGACGTCTGCTCCGCGCCAGGTCACTGACATCAACGGCGTGCGCTACTCCCTGCTCCGGCAGTTGGGGCGCGGAGGCCAGGGGGCCGTCTACGAGGTCGACGGCGGCAGGCTCGCTGCGAAGATCGTCTTCGACTCTTCAGCAGCTCGGCGTGAGCGCCTGCGCAACCAGCTCACGCAGGTCAAGCGGCTCTCCCTCGCCGATCTCGAGATCGCCCGGCCCATCGAGATGCTTCGCGAGCCGGTGCTCGGTTACGTGATGGAGCTGCTCACCGGCATGCAGCCGCTGAAGGCGCTTGGGGCTGTGCCCAAGGAGGAGAGTTCTCCCGCCACGTGGTACCTCGCGGGCGGTGGTCTGCGGCGGCGACTCCAGCTCCTCGCTCGCAGTGCCGACGCGCTCGCGGCTCTGCACGGCAAAGGGCTCGTCTACTCCGACCCGTCGCCCCACAACATCTTCGTCTCAGAGAGCCCCGCGGCGACGGAGGTCCGCTTCATCGACGCGGACAACATCCACTACGCGTCGGTCGCGGGCGTGCCCGCCGTCTACACCCCCGGTTACGGCGCGCCCGAGCTCGTGCGGTGCACGAGCGGCGTCAACTCGCTCACGGACGCTCACGCCTTCAGCGTGCTCGCGTTCCAGACGCTGTCCCTCGCCCATCCGCTCATCGGCGACGCAGTCAACGACGGCCCTCCCGAGCGAGAGGAGGAGGCTCTCGGCGGACGCCTGCCGTGGATCGACCACCCGACCGACGAGACCAATCGCGCGTCCTACGGCATCCCCCGGCCCAATGTGCTGTCGCGAAAGCTCCTCGACCTCGCCGAGCGCGCTTTCGGCGCCGGCCTCCGAGACGCGGCGAAGCGGCCTGGCGTCTCTGAGTGGGCCGAGTGCCTGCACGGTGCCGCCGACGCCACGTTGTCCTGCGCGTCGTGCAAGGGGACCTACTACTTCACGGAGAAGCTCTGCCCGTGGTGTGACGAGCCTCGGCCTGCGTTCGCCACCGCCGCCTTCAACCTGTGGGACCCCTCTGTCGGTGCGGGCGGCGAGCTACTGCAGAAGCCCGTAGGTGACCGCCGTCGTGCAGTGGTCGCTGCGGTCCTCGGACTGACCGACGGCGAGACCGTGTCGGTCACGCAACGCCTCGCGCATGGGCGCGACGGTGCTGCTGGTGCTCGGCCTGTCATTGAGCTCCAGCTCTCGGGCACGCGGCTCTCGCTGCGAAGCGTCGACGGCGGTCGTTACCGGCTCTCGTCCCCCAGCGGCGGCCGAGGTGCAGAGGTGACCGACCGCGTGAAGGAGATCCGGCTCGAGCCCGGCGTGGCCTCGTGGCGCCTCCACCTCGGCTCACCCGACAGCCTGCACCGCGTCGTCAACTTCGAACTTCGACCGGGAGCCGCCCGATGA
- a CDS encoding protein phosphatase 2C domain-containing protein gives MSNRLPDDYFGASVVGPRHRAEGKSNEDSWLGARGAFGTLVVVSDGMGSRREARRGAQLACRAVLDAVRSWHKAGARDLDELLVRIEPVWCSLIAPSTARDCAATCLFALAHAYGQVHVAAIGDGLALLRTRRGLEWIVGPRSGGFANETAALGHSASWTHRSFPRAGGEVVVLATDGVADDLLPERIDGFVQWLMDDFAGMAPSQRWRALQRELKDWPTPHHTDDKTLVVLTQREAVLA, from the coding sequence GTGTCAAACCGCCTACCCGACGACTACTTCGGCGCCAGCGTGGTCGGACCGCGCCATCGCGCCGAAGGCAAGTCCAACGAGGACAGTTGGCTCGGAGCGCGCGGAGCGTTCGGGACGCTGGTCGTCGTCAGTGATGGGATGGGCTCTCGACGCGAGGCCCGTCGTGGCGCTCAGCTGGCCTGCCGGGCGGTGCTCGATGCAGTGCGCTCGTGGCACAAGGCAGGCGCACGGGACCTGGACGAGCTCCTCGTCCGCATCGAGCCGGTCTGGTGTTCGCTCATCGCTCCGTCGACCGCTCGCGACTGTGCGGCGACGTGCTTGTTCGCGCTCGCGCACGCTTACGGGCAGGTTCACGTGGCGGCGATCGGCGACGGCCTCGCGCTCCTGCGAACGAGACGTGGGCTGGAGTGGATCGTGGGCCCGCGCTCGGGCGGCTTCGCCAACGAGACCGCCGCACTCGGCCACTCGGCGTCGTGGACGCACCGTAGCTTCCCACGCGCGGGCGGGGAGGTCGTCGTGCTCGCGACTGACGGGGTCGCTGACGACCTGCTGCCCGAGCGCATCGACGGCTTCGTGCAGTGGCTCATGGACGACTTCGCCGGCATGGCGCCCAGCCAGCGTTGGCGAGCGCTCCAGCGAGAGTTGAAGGACTGGCCCACGCCCCACCACACCGATGACAAGACCCTCGTCGTCCTCACGCAGCGGGAGGCGGTGCTCGCATGA
- a CDS encoding VWA domain-containing protein, producing MSKLKEFTASSARPLPVLLLADVSGSMSTNGKIDALNDAVQEMLESFGGEDDSRAEIHVSVVTFGKDGAKVHQPLAPAAKVQWTRMTAAGGTPMGAAFDAATGMIEDRAQIPSRAYRPTIILVSDGQPTDEWQAPLKRLLGAERASKAARFAMGIGDDADEAMLSAFLATPEARVYRAHEARQIKQFFRWVTMSVTQRSRSANPDSVIAAEPTDLDDFNF from the coding sequence ATGAGCAAACTGAAGGAGTTCACCGCGTCGAGCGCGAGGCCGCTGCCGGTGCTGCTGCTCGCCGATGTCAGCGGCAGCATGAGCACGAACGGGAAGATCGACGCGCTCAACGACGCCGTGCAGGAGATGCTGGAGAGCTTCGGCGGTGAGGACGACAGCCGCGCGGAGATCCACGTCTCCGTGGTCACGTTCGGCAAGGACGGCGCGAAGGTTCACCAGCCGCTCGCACCTGCCGCGAAGGTCCAGTGGACCCGTATGACGGCGGCCGGTGGGACGCCGATGGGCGCCGCCTTCGATGCGGCGACCGGCATGATCGAGGACCGCGCGCAGATCCCGAGCCGCGCGTATCGCCCGACGATCATCCTCGTCTCGGATGGCCAGCCCACCGACGAGTGGCAGGCACCGCTGAAGCGGCTCCTCGGCGCGGAGCGCGCGTCAAAGGCGGCTCGCTTCGCGATGGGGATCGGCGACGACGCCGACGAGGCGATGCTCTCCGCGTTCCTCGCGACGCCCGAGGCACGTGTCTACCGGGCTCACGAGGCGAGGCAAATCAAGCAGTTCTTCCGCTGGGTGACGATGAGTGTCACGCAGCGCTCGCGGAGCGCGAACCCTGACAGCGTCATCGCCGCGGAGCCGACCGATCTCGATGACTTCAACTTCTGA
- a CDS encoding DUF4258 domain-containing protein — MSPALAALPSTLGSFSLSKHAYERMTTRSISRTAIEAALEFGRCVEIRGAQIFAIGRKEVEKYRRDGVDLREFEGTQVVVTVSGAVMTVYRNSDFRSLRTRRRRSFRR, encoded by the coding sequence ATGTCGCCTGCCCTCGCTGCACTGCCCTCGACGCTCGGCAGCTTCTCTCTCTCCAAGCACGCCTACGAACGCATGACCACGCGCTCGATCTCTCGCACCGCGATCGAGGCCGCGCTGGAGTTCGGGCGCTGCGTGGAGATCCGCGGCGCCCAGATCTTCGCGATCGGTCGCAAGGAGGTCGAGAAGTACCGGCGCGACGGCGTCGACCTGCGCGAGTTCGAGGGGACGCAGGTGGTCGTCACGGTCAGCGGCGCGGTGATGACGGTGTACCGGAACAGCGACTTCAGGAGCCTGCGCACGCGCCGTCGTCGCAGCTTTCGGCGGTGA
- a CDS encoding sigma-54-dependent Fis family transcriptional regulator produces MASTRFVVATEAFLYRRTVRAVLIAWVGVSDLKGPEKAGTGDLGPIAQALAARSFDQVVLLEFFDKADHQKLLPGFIAWLRERTPAEIVERRETLRGPTDFGGIYEAARRACQEVLAQHRDATLTFHLSPGSPPMAAVWMLLGKTIFPAQFIESSREQGVKTAEVPFDIAAEFLPDLLREPDERLRAQSTADSPPAPEFKTIIHRSRVMARLIQRARRVALRNVPVLIEGASGTGKELLAKAIHQASPRKSKPFIPVNCGAIPASLVESELFGVEKGAATGVDAREGYFEAADGGTLFLDELGELPLPVQVKLLRVLQENEVTRVGARKPKRIDVRIVAATNRSVVDEVAAGRFREDLFYRLAVAVLKLPPLRERSGDVGLLVDELLKQVNHEAIGEPGYRDKKLSAGARSLLLAHPWPGNVRELLLTLKRAAIWSEGETITTEDLREALLAVPTTQRTDVLGRPLGEDLNLPELLAEVARHYLERALDEADGNKTKAAGLVGLPSYQTLTNWLQRYEVKR; encoded by the coding sequence ATGGCGTCCACAAGGTTCGTTGTGGCGACCGAAGCTTTCTTGTACCGTCGTACCGTGCGGGCTGTCCTCATCGCGTGGGTCGGCGTCTCCGACCTGAAGGGACCTGAGAAGGCAGGTACGGGCGACCTTGGGCCCATCGCCCAGGCGCTCGCCGCACGCTCGTTCGACCAGGTGGTCCTGCTCGAGTTCTTCGACAAGGCCGACCATCAGAAGCTCCTGCCCGGCTTCATCGCCTGGCTGCGCGAGCGCACCCCGGCAGAGATCGTCGAACGGCGCGAGACGCTGCGCGGGCCGACCGACTTCGGCGGCATCTACGAGGCTGCGCGCCGAGCCTGCCAAGAGGTGCTGGCGCAGCACAGGGACGCGACGCTCACGTTCCACCTCAGTCCCGGCTCGCCACCGATGGCGGCCGTGTGGATGCTGCTCGGCAAGACGATCTTCCCGGCGCAGTTCATCGAGTCGTCGCGCGAGCAGGGCGTGAAGACCGCCGAGGTGCCGTTCGACATCGCGGCGGAGTTCCTACCCGATCTTCTGCGCGAGCCGGACGAACGCCTCCGCGCGCAGAGCACGGCGGACTCGCCGCCCGCCCCGGAGTTCAAGACCATCATCCACCGGAGCCGGGTGATGGCGCGGCTCATCCAACGCGCGCGCCGCGTGGCGCTGCGCAACGTCCCGGTGCTGATCGAGGGCGCGTCCGGTACCGGCAAGGAGCTGCTCGCGAAGGCGATCCACCAGGCAAGCCCGCGTAAGAGCAAGCCCTTCATCCCTGTGAACTGCGGAGCGATCCCCGCGAGCCTGGTCGAGTCCGAGCTCTTCGGCGTCGAGAAGGGAGCGGCGACTGGCGTAGACGCTCGCGAGGGGTACTTCGAGGCGGCGGACGGGGGAACGCTGTTCCTCGACGAGCTGGGCGAGCTCCCGTTGCCGGTTCAGGTGAAGCTCCTCCGAGTCCTGCAGGAGAACGAGGTCACGCGCGTCGGCGCCAGGAAACCGAAGCGGATCGACGTTCGGATCGTGGCCGCAACGAACCGCTCCGTCGTCGACGAGGTCGCTGCCGGCCGTTTCCGCGAGGATCTCTTCTATCGGCTCGCGGTCGCCGTCCTGAAGTTGCCGCCCCTCCGAGAGCGCTCGGGGGACGTCGGCCTGCTCGTCGACGAGCTCCTGAAGCAGGTAAACCACGAGGCCATCGGCGAGCCTGGATATCGGGACAAGAAACTTTCCGCAGGCGCAAGAAGTCTTCTGCTCGCGCATCCGTGGCCGGGCAACGTGCGCGAGCTGCTGCTGACGCTCAAGCGCGCCGCCATCTGGAGCGAGGGCGAGACGATCACCACCGAAGACCTGCGCGAGGCTCTCCTTGCAGTCCCCACGACACAGCGCACCGACGTCCTCGGTCGCCCCCTGGGCGAGGATCTCAACCTCCCGGAATTGCTGGCGGAAGTCGCGCGTCACTACCTCGAGCGCGCGCTGGATGAAGCGGACGGGAACAAGACGAAGGCAGCGGGCCTGGTTGGCCTCCCGAGCTACCAGACCCTCACGAACTGGCTCCAACGCTACGAGGTGAAGCGATGA
- a CDS encoding helix-turn-helix domain-containing protein: protein MAEPWVSVEDVAAHLGVAKDSVYRWIDAKGLPAHKIGKLWKFKLSEVDAWVRGGGALEGHETPTTPRKS, encoded by the coding sequence ATGGCAGAGCCCTGGGTATCCGTTGAAGACGTCGCTGCCCATCTCGGGGTCGCGAAGGACTCCGTGTACCGGTGGATCGACGCGAAGGGTCTGCCCGCCCACAAGATCGGCAAGCTCTGGAAGTTCAAGCTCTCCGAGGTCGACGCGTGGGTGCGTGGGGGCGGCGCGCTCGAGGGCCACGAGACGCCCACGACGCCGAGGAAGTCATGA
- a CDS encoding macro domain-containing protein → MKLGVYTGSLVDPAIGAHAVVNASNPSVALGSGVSGALREACGGTAFQQELRERLEENFDAELEPDDCLVTSAGTSTAFRWVLHVPAVDYRRRDPETGGPSGPRRVRACVRAFLDAAASLAKENNLTGQFILATPLLGAGAGGLGPVASVDAMMGAVHEHLRASPPEQRDGLAKLVFVVLRPEDARIVEGGAAKHGFPLEREAM, encoded by the coding sequence ATGAAGCTCGGCGTCTACACCGGCTCGCTTGTCGACCCAGCCATCGGCGCGCACGCCGTCGTCAACGCATCCAACCCAAGCGTCGCCCTCGGAAGCGGCGTCTCGGGTGCGCTTCGCGAGGCCTGCGGCGGTACCGCCTTCCAGCAGGAGCTTCGCGAGCGGCTCGAGGAGAACTTCGACGCGGAGCTCGAGCCGGACGACTGCCTCGTCACTTCAGCGGGCACCAGCACCGCCTTCCGCTGGGTGCTGCACGTGCCGGCGGTCGACTACCGGAGGCGAGACCCGGAGACCGGAGGCCCCTCGGGTCCGCGCCGCGTTCGTGCGTGCGTGCGTGCGTTCCTCGATGCTGCCGCATCGCTCGCCAAGGAGAACAACCTCACGGGGCAGTTCATCTTGGCGACGCCGCTCCTCGGGGCTGGCGCCGGTGGCCTGGGACCGGTCGCATCGGTGGACGCGATGATGGGCGCGGTCCACGAGCACCTGCGCGCGTCGCCGCCCGAGCAGCGCGATGGGCTCGCGAAGCTCGTCTTTGTCGTCCTCCGGCCGGAGGACGCGCGCATCGTCGAGGGGGGCGCCGCCAAGCACGGCTTCCCCCTCGAGCGGGAAGCAATGTGA